DNA from Chitinophaga pendula:
AGAAATCAAAACAGAAAGAATGAAACAATGTCCAGACATCTGATTGTCGGAATTGGAATAAAGGCTCCGTGGCATCAAACAGGCTGATGACATTACGATGCTCAATGATCACGCCTTTAGGCTGCCCGGTAGACCCGGATGTGTAGATGACGTAGGCCGCCTGCTGCGGGCTGACTACAGGCAACACTTCGGGCTGCAAGGCATCAGTCTGCAGGAGCACCTGTACCGTAAGGAATGTAGGACTATGTACCTCTGCGCAGATCGTCTGCAACAGCGGAAGATGTGTTTCAGTAGTGATAGCCAGCGTAGCCGCCGTATCCTGTAAGATGAACCGTATCCGCTCGGTAGGATAGGAGGGGTCTACAGGCACATAGGCGGCCCCCGCTTTTAAGATGCCGATCAGGGCAACGATCATGTCAATAGATGGTTCCAGGCATACCGGGATAAAGGTGTCCGGCAGCAGGCCATGACGGATAAGCTGCGCTGCAAGCAAGGTCGATCGCCGGTCAAGCTCCTGGTAAGACAACTGCTGTTCTCCAAAGGTCAGTGCAACATGATCCGGTACGCGCCCCGCCTGTGCGGCGAAGCGGCTACTGATAGTCTGATCACTAAAAGAAGTAGACATACCCGGCTTGTGCAACAACTGCGCTCTTTCTGTCGGCAAAAGAATATCAATAGCACCTACCTGCTCCTGCTGCTTATCAGCAAATTGCCCTATAATATATAATAACCGTCGGGTGAGCATGGCTGCATCCTGCGGTGTCAGGGTGTCATACCGGTAAAGTAAGGTGAGCTGTAAAGGCTGATGTTTTCCATATTCCTGCCAGTATACGCGTAAGGGCCTTTGTTCTGCCTCGTTCCATAACTGGTGGAAACTGCTTTGTAGATCGCCGCCCATATCCAGCTCAAAATTTAATGCCGCATGATTCACTACGATCTCGAACAATGACATATCACCTGCCCGCTCCCTGAGTAAATGACTCAACTCACTCAATCCCACATATTGATTTTTCAAGTCCTCCGTTTGCGAACGGTCTATCGTAGCTAGCAATGCAGACAGCATCTCCTCAGGATGATAATGACCAATAAACGGTACAATACCCGCATAGGTACCAATAATATTATGCTGCGCTGTCGTTCTCCGCCTATGCCTCGCAATACCCAACATTAACCGCTGCTGCGCATTAACCCGGGAAAAATAGATGAGTAAGGCAGCTACCGTCAGCTTCTGCAAACCAATATGACCGGTAGCAGCAATAACATAATCCAAGTTGCCTCTTTCCGCTGCAGTCAACTGATAGGTATACACCCCGCTAACCTTGCCGGATGGATCACCAGTTGCATAGCTGTGTGGAAAGATCTTAGGACATTTATGAGTTAACTGCTGAGACCAGTAAGCTACTTGATCCTGGTAGCCGGGCGTCGCGCAGTAAGCAGCCGCCTTCTCAATATCAGCTATATAAGAGGAGGACACAGCAAGCGACGTAGTAGTATCGCCTGCCAGCAACATCCTGTAGCTCCTGGCTACAGCAAGCAGCCACAAACGATAGGCATACAGATCAAATAATAAATGATGATGCCGGAAACAATACCAATACTCGTCCTCAGATATCTTAATGAGATAGTGGTCAAACAACACCGCGTCTTTATGGATATCATATGGAATATTACATTGTTCCTGTAGCCATTGCTTCGCCACCGCCGCAGATGCCACATGTTGACTATAATCTGATTCTTGCAGGGGAATAATCACTTCAGCAGCGGTAACATAACCCATAGGTGTGGACGACCGGAGATCAAATCGCATACGGAATATATCATGCGCACTAAGCATATCTGCTACCGCCGTTCTGAAATAAGGAATATGCAAATTCCCTCTCAAAATAAGGTAACCGGCGGTAACATAATGTGGACTATCGGGATGGGCTAACTGGTCAAAATAAATATCTCGCTGTGCAGGATGTAAGCTGATGGCACGAATTGGCATAGTGCATTGTTTTAGGTAGAGTGGCAATGATAGAATGACAAGAACAGGAGCGCTTGTTGGCCTCGGCTGCGGTTGAAACAAACATATAACTTAACACACGTACTAGGTAAATGGACGGGTGTATTATAACACGACAGAACTGTAACTATTGTATTGGCGGCATATAGGAAGACAGTAACACATCATGCTGGCTGCAGGGAACTTACCCTCGTACGAAGTCTGTCAGAAAATGAATGGATATAATTCAGTATAGTGTTATGAGCTTTTTCATATTTGGGCTTGTTTTAAACATTGCAAGACTAAAGTTGATAGCGGGTTGTAGACTGAATGAAATTAATAAAAAAAATTGATACCATACTGGCTGTGCTAAAAAAACAATCATGCCGGATACATGTAAATACCTATAGATAAAGCCATACAACGGACAATTATTTTTTTAATTGATATTATTTGTATAGATTCGAAAAATTGAAAGTGCGTTTAGAATGATAGAGAAGTAGCTATAAAGCCAAGTATACAACCCAGAAATCGTTTCGTTTAACCTTGCCGGACTATTAGTTTTTGATTGCCTATGGTTTCGTTTCAACCTCTATCGTAATAACAATGCCTGGAAGGAGCGCTTGATCTAAATATATGTTACCCGTGAACTGCCCATGTATCTTCTTTTCCGCCTGCATGGAGCTTCATTGTCAATACAAATAGATCGCAGATGTTGCTATACTGCTGATATAACATTACTACAACGTAGCGCATAAGCTATGCGCTAACGGCTATACATTATGACCTCATGGAGGCCATCAGCTATGTATTGCTTGTCAGGAAATTTAAGCATTTGAAGATATCATATGAAAAAAGAAAAAATAGGCGTCATCGGAGCTGGCGTAATGGGACAAGGAGTGGCCCACCAGTTCTCTAAATACGGATATGACGTAACCCTGGTAGATGTAAATGAGGATAAATTACAGGAAGCCGCTGCCCGTATAAGGAATATAGAACGGCTGGACCTGCTGATGCAGAAAAGCGGTAAATCCCCTCAAAGCATCAATCAAAATATCCTGCAGAACATATCCCTGACCACCTCTCTGTCCACATTGAAAGAAGCGACCGTCATTATTGAAAATGTGCCCGAAAAGATCGAGATCAAAACAATCGTGTACAAAGAACTATATCACGTGGTTAATGATACAGCACTTGTAGCAGTGAATACCTCCGCAACACCTATCGGAATACTCTCTGCACTACTGCGATATCCGGAAAGAGTCATGGGAATGCACTTCGTCAATCCCGTACATCTGATGCCAACGCTCGAACTTGTAAAAGGAGCCAGCACTGATGATAACACCATACAAAGAGCATTAGACCTGCTGGCAGATATGAAGATGAAAGGTGTATTGGTCAATGATGCCCCCGGATTTGTATCCAATAGGGTAATGCTCATGTACATCAATGAAGCCGCTATGTGTGTGGAAGAAGGTATAGGCAGCGCTCATGCAGTCGATCAGATATTCAGAGAGTGCCTCTCCCACAAAATGGGACCACTACAAACCGCAGACCTCATCGGCATCGATACCATTCTCTATTCCCTGGAAGTATTACACCACTCATTTGCTAACGATAAATATAAACCTGCAGGAATACTCCAGCAAATGGTCGATAAAGAACTGCTCGGGATCAAAAAAGGTCAGGGATTCTATAAATACTAAAGACATTAAAAACAATCTTATGAAAGAGGCTATCAGATCATACCTTCAACAACGTATAGGGGAAGACGTCAGCTTTTCCAATACAGACGATATATTCGAACTGGGACTGGTAACATCCATTTTTGCGATGCAACTGGTTATGTACCTGGAACGGGAATTCAATATTTCCGTGTCGAATGATGAAATGAATATCACCAACTTCAACTCCGTAGATAACATTACCACCTTCGTGTCCGGCAAAAAAAGTTCGGCCACCACAGCAAATGTGTGATGGCCCCCAATACTATTTTTTCCTGGCTACCATCAAACCATCACGGATAGGTAGAATAATATTTTCTACGCGTTCATCAGCATGTACCTTACGCACATATTCTCTTAGTGCCACTGTACTACGGTCAGTGGCACTTTCATCCGTTATTTTTCCTCTCCAGAGAATGTTGTCCGCAATTATATAACCACCTGGTCTGATCTTATCAAAGACCAGGTCATAATAAAGCGCATAACTGGGTTTGTCTGCATCAATAAATACAAGGTCAAACACATCCTGCAATGCCGGGACTATCTTGCGGGCATCCCCTATATGTAATGTTACCTGCGCCGATAAACCTGCCCTTTCAAGAAATGAGTGGATATGCGGCGCCAGCTCCTCATTCGCTTCTATCGTATGCAATACGCCTCCTTGCCGCAACCCATCACTCAGGCAGATAGCAGAATAACCGGTATAAGTACCTATCTCAAGAATAGCAGCTGGCTGTATCATCTTACTGAACATACGTAATAACTCACCTTGGTAATGTCCTGCAAGCATTTCCGGGAAAGGTGCCTTCTGTTGCGTGAAATCATTCAGGTCACGCAGAATATCAGATTCAGGTTGTAGATACGATTCAACAAAAGATTGTATGGCTGGTGATACCAGTTCGTAGTGGGCGTTTTCCATAAGTAAGCGGAACAATGTTAGAAAATAGTTGTTGACAGCCGGGTTAATAGACTGTACAATTAAATTAAACATTTCAGGTGGGAGTACCAAAAATCAATACCGTAGAAAAAGAAAACCCCTGCGTCATTACAACACAGGGGCAGATTGCATATGAGGTGGACACGAAAAACTATTGCAACAATTGCGTAAGACGCTTTTTAAGATCCTCACCGCGCAGATGTTTAGCCACAATCTTGCCATCCGGACCGATCAGGAAATTTGCAGGGATACCCTGTACTCCATACAACTGAGCTGCCTCATTTTTCCAACCTTTCAGATCGGACAACTGTGACCAGGCAAGTTTATCATCATGAATAGCCTGCAACCAAAAAGACCGCCCATTAGGATTGTCCAGGGAGACACCCACAATGGTGAAATTCTTATCCTTGAACTGTTCATAGGCGGCTACTACATTAGGATTCTCCTTGCGGCAGGGACCACACCAGCTGGCCCAGAAATCCACCAATACATATTTACCGCGAAAATCCTGTAAAGACACCATCTTGCCGGTAGTGTCGGGCTGTGTGAAAACAGGCGCCGTTACGCCAATAGCCGTTTTACGCTGGGTCTCCAGCAACTGTGTAAACCGCTGCCCTGCCTTACTTGTTTTCATCTCATTGGATAACAGCGCAAATACCGGCGCCGCTGCATCCGGATCAGGATCATCTCCTGCCCACTCATACAAGGCATCAAGACTAACGATCGTATTCGGATGCTTCTTGATAAAGGTCTTTACGATCTGTCCTTGCGCTACTGCCAATGCTGCATTGGCAGCCTGATACTTTTTCTTGAAATCCTCCTGTGCCCTCTCCTCCGGCGTCATCGCATAATACGCATTGGTAATAGAGTCCGAACGACGATCTGTCGCTGCTGTCAACGCCTTATAGGCAAGAAAAGTAGTATTCACCGTACCGCCGCTCACCCTGGCATGCGCAAGCGAATCCGGAGACTGTATCTTCGTATTCCCTTTCTCCAGGTAAAAGATCACCCGATCCCCGGCATAAGACTGCGCCAGGCTATGACCGGTAAATAAAAAGGCCTTGGCTGACCGGTCAGTACGCCCCTTAAAAATAAAAGCGCCGTCCTTGATGTCTACAGAATCGATTAGCCTCCCCTTACCGTTGCTGCTGTATAAATAGGCCTTGGGATAAACATTGCTTTTGCCAAGTTGCCCTTGTATCGTATAATCTGCCTCCTGTGCGTGCGTAGCAAATGGCAACAGGCATAGCGCTGTGATAAAAACCTTGTTCATGTGCATGGTATATTGTTAATATTGGTAATTGACGTTTATTGATCCAGCCACTGCCGGTATTGATTCCCTGACTGTTGAATATCCCATCCGTAACTTTTAAAGTATCGGATGATCACCTCGTATTTCCTCGCTCTCGCCGGACTGTTGTCCAGGTACTGCCGTTTGATATGATCGTACGATTCCGTAGCTAATAATCGCATCCACTCCGTAAAATCATTGTCAAAACTGTTAGCCCCACCTATCGTGATAAAGCCACCATTACGTGCCACCTCTATCCTCGCTGCATCCCTGGCCTCCGCATCACCGTCTAGCTCATATTGCTTCCAGATCTTGTCCAAAGCCTCCCCGTTGTCATAAGCCTTCCCCGCAATCACAAATTCATTGATCGGCTGCTCTATACGTGCCGCAACCATTTGCCCTATAGCAGACCATACACTGCGCGTCAATACAGAATCCTGATAATAATGATGCACCGCATCCGTAATAGGTAACGCACCTTGCATCTGGTTAGGCCAGCAGATGATAAGCCGGCTACGCCCTATACTGGTGATGTCTTTCGCCCAGAAACTACCACTATAGCTCTTTACGAAAAACATTTCCAGTGGAAAGAAACGTTTTGCAAAGGCAGGAGATACATTCGAAAGCAGGGCTTGCGCATATTGAATAGCACTGCTACGCGCCGTATCATGTATTTTCCCTACCCCCCAACGGTTAATAGGATCACTCGCCAACACACCATTGGTTACCTCCTTCCAGTCGTTAAAATCCATACGCACCCACACCTGATAACGGTCAAATAATTCCTTGACAGCAGCCGGAGCATTGGCAGGGGGCGCAAAATTGGTAGCTATACCTAACGCATCCGTCTTTCCCGGTACTTCGTCTTTACTGCATCCTG
Protein-coding regions in this window:
- a CDS encoding 3-hydroxyacyl-CoA dehydrogenase family protein; protein product: MKKEKIGVIGAGVMGQGVAHQFSKYGYDVTLVDVNEDKLQEAAARIRNIERLDLLMQKSGKSPQSINQNILQNISLTTSLSTLKEATVIIENVPEKIEIKTIVYKELYHVVNDTALVAVNTSATPIGILSALLRYPERVMGMHFVNPVHLMPTLELVKGASTDDNTIQRALDLLADMKMKGVLVNDAPGFVSNRVMLMYINEAAMCVEEGIGSAHAVDQIFRECLSHKMGPLQTADLIGIDTILYSLEVLHHSFANDKYKPAGILQQMVDKELLGIKKGQGFYKY
- a CDS encoding phosphopantetheine-binding protein, translating into MKEAIRSYLQQRIGEDVSFSNTDDIFELGLVTSIFAMQLVMYLEREFNISVSNDEMNITNFNSVDNITTFVSGKKSSATTANV
- a CDS encoding TlpA disulfide reductase family protein, which codes for MNKVFITALCLLPFATHAQEADYTIQGQLGKSNVYPKAYLYSSNGKGRLIDSVDIKDGAFIFKGRTDRSAKAFLFTGHSLAQSYAGDRVIFYLEKGNTKIQSPDSLAHARVSGGTVNTTFLAYKALTAATDRRSDSITNAYYAMTPEERAQEDFKKKYQAANAALAVAQGQIVKTFIKKHPNTIVSLDALYEWAGDDPDPDAAAPVFALLSNEMKTSKAGQRFTQLLETQRKTAIGVTAPVFTQPDTTGKMVSLQDFRGKYVLVDFWASWCGPCRKENPNVVAAYEQFKDKNFTIVGVSLDNPNGRSFWLQAIHDDKLAWSQLSDLKGWKNEAAQLYGVQGIPANFLIGPDGKIVAKHLRGEDLKKRLTQLLQ
- a CDS encoding O-methyltransferase translates to MFNLIVQSINPAVNNYFLTLFRLLMENAHYELVSPAIQSFVESYLQPESDILRDLNDFTQQKAPFPEMLAGHYQGELLRMFSKMIQPAAILEIGTYTGYSAICLSDGLRQGGVLHTIEANEELAPHIHSFLERAGLSAQVTLHIGDARKIVPALQDVFDLVFIDADKPSYALYYDLVFDKIRPGGYIIADNILWRGKITDESATDRSTVALREYVRKVHADERVENIILPIRDGLMVARKK